The genomic stretch AAGGAAAGGTTTTGTGACATGTCAGACAATAACTgggaagaaatagaaaaagttttgGCAATGTCTACAAGTATTATGTTTGTGAGGGACCCATATGCACGTTTGTTCTCTGCTTGGCTAGATAAATTCTATTCCCCAAACATAATATATTGGAATTCCACTGGTCAAGTGATAGCTAAATCACAACGAAAAGTCTTCACTGGTGGATGTATATGTGATATAACATTCACCGAGTTTGTGAACCATACGGTTGATGAAATTTTGTCCGGAAATAAGTGCGTTGATCGTCATTTTTCTCCAAATTACAAACATTGCAACCCTTGCAAATTAACGTATGACTATATTGGTAAATACGAAACAATGAAAGAAGATACACTTTATATTTTAAACGCTTTGAACctcaaagaaaatgtaacatttacaCAGTTCGATGAAGATGCAGCTTTTGATGCTATAAAAGACGCTGCtgattgggtattttaccaaagAGACAAAATTTCCGAATGTGGACTTTCATTTACTTGCGCCATGTTTAGAGTTTGGCAAAGACTTCAAAGCCGTGGTGTTATCAGTAATTCAATTCCATTTCCATTTTTGTCTGGGAAAATAACAATTACACGCGACGACTTTGAAACTGCTTTACGAACGGCGCATAGTGACAGTAATCACGACGAACTGAAATGTAACCGGAAAGAGGCTATGAGTCAGGCGCTTACGTCACTTCCGGAGCACGTTCGACAGAAGACGATACAGGCTTTTAGAAGAGATTTTGATTTGTTTGGATATGATCGTGAACCAGAAATTGAAGAATATGTCGAAAATAAATACTTTGAGAAATGTCCACCAGATATATAGATAAATTGCTTGTGAAAATATTCTTTTGAAGaaacttcataaatttatttatttttctatattttgtaatgttgtttgttattgttattatattgttcAAGCAGGTGTTATTTATTGTATGTTCGAGTTGCATTacttcattttcagttttaaatgtgTATGATATACGCTTATCTTTTCCGTCACACTTTTTGTTTTGATTGCATGAGAACTATTCTTTCCGTAGCTGTTGGTTTAGTCAGTTTCTGTCAATAAATAATTTTAACGTTAAAGTTAAGTTTATTGTTTCTTTCGTGTGATTTGTCCATACGTAGCTATTTTGATCTATtcaatattaagaaaaaaaacaaagacaaatatcaaacaggggatgccacgtaccaaaaacgcagcctccccaagaAGCCGAAATGGAGAGAGCGAAGTTTCGATTCACCTTTTCTATAGATACACCTATATTGATGACTAATATAATACACTCTACAAGAACAGATAGTGCAAAATGGTGAAGTACCGGTATTTGGCATtcgattggttgaaaaagtaggGTATACACTGTTCGCCGGTATATATCTCTTATATTTTACGCTAGACAgacgaaaaaaaaattgcatattaCCACAAATCAGTAATTACCCGTAAATTTGCTTCATTTCATACTCGTATGATTATGACATTGGCTCCAGGGTGAAATATCGAAGGAACTGAAGAACTGTAGGCCTACATTAAAATACAAGCAAAAGATCAATCTTTATCACATCTATACCTCCCTTGAACCCTTGAACAACACTGGTaagactaaaatatgtttgttgatAAGTGGTTAAAGAACTTTTTTAATTGGAAAGAACATATCCTTGGAGGTGTTTTAAAGAGAGGTTATACTGTTCTTAGTTACAGCTATCTACTTAGCATTAATATACACGTGTTATTTGAAAATGCCTAGGCTACAGATTACACGTGCGGAATGGGTTACTTTTACTTGGTGTCGCAATTCGCAACATTATTACCAAaacacttttattattttattattataccagatttatatagcgcccttttatggtggctgatttctgctatttcgcgttttcgccccgcgaccccgccaagcgaaaacacgagaatttacaagttaaaatggcgggggcgcggggcgaaaactcgctatttagcgggggcgcggagcgaaaacacgctaattagcggggtcgcggggcgagagttagtaactggtatgtcgggggcgcgtggcgaaaacacgataataagcgctgcttaaacgccgagttttcgcaccgcacATTCCAGTTCCTAAATCTCGCCCCTCGACACCGctgattatcgtgttttcgcttcgtgCCTctactaaatagcgagttttcgccccgcgaccccgccgagcgaaaacacgaaaattaacaagataaaatggcggggCGCCAGGCGAAAATTCGCTATTAAGCGGgtgcgcgaagcgaaaacacgataattagcgggggcgcggggcgagatttagtaactggatgtcggggcgcggtgcgaaaactcgacgtttaagcagcgctaattatcgtgttttcgtctcgcgcccccgacaaaccagttactaaatctcgccccacgaccccgctaaacagcgagttttcgctccgcgcccgcgctaaatagcgagttttcgccccgcgcccccgccattttaacttgctaattctcgtgttttcgctcggcggggtcgcggggcgaaaacgcgaaatggcagaaatcagccaccatacccttttcatgatcaatttcacgttcaaaggcgctttacatagttcaaatgcagccacacagggcgcataattcatcctctactagtacagacacagagcgatctgatcagagggacagagtgagacaaagcacccaccccacgacagagagatcagaaatcagatacaggcatgtccggctaacttagcctagctcgttgcgaatagacagcctggttctttaacgtgcccagtgtatagcactgatacacgcaaggattgcctgggttcctgaccagtacacctctagttgggtgggaaacactgaaagtgtttctgaaaattcccgagtagctgttATAGTGTGTAGTAAAACGCAATGTCACAAGAAAGGTTTGTCATCAAATTAATGATTAAAACTTACAATGTCATAACATGATGtgtattgtaacatttttttagaaaaagatgTAAAACCGTTCTTTATACCACCAAATCGCAATCACTTTCTTTCTTAGAAAGGATCAGATTTGGTGAAAGACTCGTAACAAACTGCATGAATTTTATGTGGCACACTTACAAGTTAAACAAAATGTCAATAGTGGAATTACATATGGTACATATAGCATGTACGTAGGAAAAAGTTaacatatatgtttttttttttgtgtgacagTTACTACATGGTTATCTCTCACCAACAGGACGGGTGTGCCTGGaacgaaaacaaatatttaaaaacccTCCATTACTTTTTATCTTCTTTCATATAGA from Mercenaria mercenaria strain notata chromosome 16, MADL_Memer_1, whole genome shotgun sequence encodes the following:
- the LOC123541088 gene encoding carbohydrate sulfotransferase 11-like, which translates into the protein MRRQMVKFLCSVGIIIASIYSVLTLRKIRAKYGAFHEELVNGILTETYFTNQIREVQQVTTVHKQESFDTPVGPNPLQNGTDINDMICKRFYERSNILNTACSASKERQTYSDCDEKAVKQNLKYSKKSNIMYCAIEKAGSTFWKRILYVLGEEGSVSNPTHIKTIEAEYSKERFCDMSDNNWEEIEKVLAMSTSIMFVRDPYARLFSAWLDKFYSPNIIYWNSTGQVIAKSQRKVFTGGCICDITFTEFVNHTVDEILSGNKCVDRHFSPNYKHCNPCKLTYDYIGKYETMKEDTLYILNALNLKENVTFTQFDEDAAFDAIKDAADWVFYQRDKISECGLSFTCAMFRVWQRLQSRGVISNSIPFPFLSGKITITRDDFETALRTAHSDSNHDELKCNRKEAMSQALTSLPEHVRQKTIQAFRRDFDLFGYDREPEIEEYVENKYFEKCPPDI